A window from Hemibagrus wyckioides isolate EC202008001 linkage group LG17, SWU_Hwy_1.0, whole genome shotgun sequence encodes these proteins:
- the LOC131368201 gene encoding chymotrypsin-like protease CTRL-1, whose product MLWIISCLALVASTLGCGVPAIKPQVSGYNRIVNGENAVSGSWPWQVSLQDSTGFHFCGGSLITQYWVVTAAHCRVTPSRHVVVLGEYNRASNAEQIQIKYISKAITHPYYNSQNFNNDITLLKLSTPAQLTTRVSPVCLATSSTNVSAGTRCVTTGWGKTAFTSSPSILQQTALPILSLAQCQQYWGNRIFDSMICAGASGVSSCQGDSGGPLVCEKSGVWHQVGIVSWGTSNCNVRAPAVYARVSYLRSWIDQTVATN is encoded by the exons ATGCTGTGGATCATTAGTTGCCTTGCTCTTGTGGCATCCACACTAG GGTGTGGAGTGCCAGCAATTAAGCCTCAAGTCAGTGGCTACAACAGGATTGTGAATGGTGAGAACGCAGTGTCTGGATCATGGCCCTGGCAGGTGTCACTCCAG GATTCAACTGGTTTCCATTTCTGTGGAGGATCCCTCATCACCCAGTACTGGGTCGTCACTGCTGCCCACTGCCGTGTGAC ACCTTCAAGACATGTTGTTGTCCTCGGCGAGTACAATCGCGCATCTAATGCTGAGCAAATTCAGATCAAGTACATTTCCAAG GCTATCACCCACCCCTACTACAACAGTCAGAACTTCAACAATGATATCACCCtgctgaagctgtccactccaGCTCAGTTGACCACCCGTGTGTCTCCTGTGTGCTTGGCTACATCTAGTACCAATGTTTCTGCTGGTACACGCTGTGTAACCACCGGCTGGGGCAAAACCGCTTTCACAT CAAGCCCCAGTATTCTGCAGCAGACTGCCCTGCCCATACTGAGCTTAGCACAATGCCAGCAGTACTGGGGCAACAGGATCTTCGATTCTATGATTTGTGCTGGAGCTTCTGGTGTCTCCTCTTGCCAG GGTGATTCTGGTGGCCCTCTGGTCTGTGAGAAAAGTGGTGTCTGGCATCAGGTTGGAATTGTGTCTTGGGGAACATCCAATTGCAATGTGCGCGCCCCTGCAGTCTATGCCCGTGTCTCGTACCTGCGTAGCTGGATTGACCAGACCGTTGCCACCAATTAG